A genome region from Rhodothermales bacterium includes the following:
- a CDS encoding sulfotransferase, with product MSQATLHPTFSTTQGAIPASAPVSDVETSIVLGAPRSGTTYLMRLLTTLPETECLIGTLVSTSIPQLVHHPEMTPAVYDGLAVAFERSIDAYVHSGRVHSRAAALQKWANARSGFGGLVRALRGIRTVKRMIYKEPFLSFAPAFVDRAFPNAPLIHIYRDGRDVAQSLVKTYKVLTDESLTSLQASEMRFGRPFDHRFVPWWVEEGREDEFIASTPYVRSIWMWKYMVRLCHTYYDQPALTQSGRIMLLGYEDLMRDPKKFGAAILDHLGEKPNKSYMKMLAEAHPRSIGNYKRVNAEDIRDAERVAGEELALYGYR from the coding sequence ATGAGTCAGGCAACGCTTCATCCCACTTTTTCGACCACCCAGGGCGCCATTCCCGCGAGCGCCCCCGTTTCGGATGTCGAGACCAGCATCGTCCTGGGAGCGCCCCGTTCGGGCACGACGTATCTGATGCGGTTGTTGACGACGCTGCCCGAGACCGAGTGCCTCATCGGCACCCTCGTGTCCACGTCGATCCCTCAGCTGGTGCACCACCCCGAGATGACGCCGGCCGTGTACGACGGGCTCGCCGTCGCCTTCGAGCGCTCGATCGACGCATACGTGCATTCCGGTCGCGTCCACTCCCGCGCCGCCGCGCTCCAGAAGTGGGCCAACGCCCGCTCGGGCTTCGGGGGGCTGGTGCGTGCGCTCCGGGGGATCCGGACGGTGAAGCGGATGATCTACAAAGAGCCCTTCCTGAGCTTCGCGCCGGCGTTTGTCGATCGCGCCTTCCCGAACGCGCCGCTGATCCACATCTACCGCGACGGGCGGGATGTCGCGCAGTCGCTCGTCAAAACCTACAAGGTGCTGACCGACGAGAGCCTTACCAGCCTTCAGGCCTCCGAAATGCGATTCGGCCGGCCGTTCGACCACCGGTTCGTGCCGTGGTGGGTCGAGGAAGGGCGCGAGGATGAGTTTATCGCCAGCACCCCGTACGTCCGATCGATCTGGATGTGGAAGTACATGGTGCGCCTGTGCCACACGTATTACGACCAGCCGGCGCTCACACAAAGCGGCCGGATCATGCTGCTCGGCTACGAGGATCTCATGCGCGACCCGAAGAAATTCGGCGCCGCCATCCTGGACCACCTCGGCGAAAAACCGAATAAGAGCTACATGAAGATGTTGGCCGAGGCCCATCCGCGGTCCATCGGCAACTACAAACGCGTCAACGCCGAGGACATTCGCGACGCCGAACGCGTCGCCGGCGAAGAGCTGGCGCTGTACGGGTACCGGTAA